The Coffea arabica cultivar ET-39 chromosome 9e, Coffea Arabica ET-39 HiFi, whole genome shotgun sequence genome has a window encoding:
- the LOC113707771 gene encoding mannosyl-oligosaccharide 1,2-alpha-mannosidase MNS3-like: MSKTLPYSMKDVDYDNAKFRHRSLLKTFIQSSLTSNVKRECTKCSTGKFLVLLLIGGLTYLMITHTSTSVSVSSNAKSNNIGTEELSSLRRFWRKPPRLPPRLSPDEMSSKSVPNRTLEKLNTKSIWMARQQKVKEAFLHAWSGYKTYAMGYDELMPLSRRGVDGLGGLGATVVDALDTAMIMGVEEVIVDAGSWIEKHLPERISGKGQVNLFETTIRILGGLLSAYHLSGGQGGSSLHKGPKPVVYLDNARDLADRLLVAFTSSPSDIPFSDVVLREHSAHPAPDGMSSTAEVSTLQLEFNYLSYLTGNPKYGLESMKVFEHLKTLSKVEGLVPIYISPHSGEFNGENIRLGSRGDSYYEYLIKVWLQQRGRNSTYLFDMYEEAMKGVRHRLVRQSVPNGLVFVGELPYGSQGSFSPKMDHLVCFLPGALALGATKGLTKDKAVKESILTFEDLENLKLAEDLTKTCVEMYSVTSTGLASEIVYFNIEGNSESGPDGGNKSSKYVRDIIIKPADRHNLLRPETVESLFILYRITEDPKYREWGWQIFEAFEKHTKVDTGGYTSLDDVTTIPPQRRDKMETFFLGETLKYLYLLFGDESVLPLDEFVFNTEAHPFPILGNLVKQ, translated from the exons ATGTCTAAAACGTTGCCGTATTCGATGAAAGATGTGGATTATGATAACGCCAAATTCCGCCATCGATCCCTTCTCAAG ACCTTTATTCAGTCATCGCTTACAAGTAATGTGAAGCGGGAGTGTACCAAATGTAGTACTGGAAAGTTCCTTGTGCTATTACTGATTGGTGGATTAACATATCTAATGATCACACATACCAGTACTTCAGTTTCTGTTTCCAGCAATGCTAAATCAAACAACATAGGGACTGAGGAACTAAGCAGTTTAcgaagattttggagaaaaccaCCAAGGCTTCCTCCTAGATTATCACCAGATGAAATGAGTAGTAAGAGTGTACCTAATCGTACTCTTGAGAAATTAAATACAAAAAGTATTTGGATGGCTAGGCAACAAAAGGTCAAGGAGGCATTTTTACATGCATGGTCTGGATACAAAACTTATGCTATGGGTTATGATGAACTTATGCCTCTAAGCCGTAGGGGGGTTGATGGTTTAGGAGGTCTAGGAGCAACAGTGGTGGATGCTTTAGACACAGCCATGATAATGGGAGTTGAAGAAGTAATTGTTGATGCAGGTTCATGGATCGAAAAACATCTTCCTGAGAGGATCAGCGGAAAAGGTCAAGTGAATTTGTTTGAAACTACTATTCGTATTTTAGGCGGCCTTTTGAGTGCTTATCATTTGAGCGGGGGGCAAGGGGGAAGTTCGTTGCACAAAGGGCCCAAACCAGTTGTCTATCTAGATAATGCTAGGGATTTGGCTGATCGCCTGCTGGTTGCATTTACATCAAGTCCCTCTGATATTCCATTCAGTGATGTGGTTCTACGTGAGCACTCTGCACACCCTGCTCCTGATGGCATGAGCAGTACTGCAGAAGTTTCAACTTTGCAGCTGGAATTTAATTATCTTAGTTATCTAACTGGGAACCCAAAGTATGGCTTAGAATCAATGAAGGTTTTTGAACATCTGAAGACCCTGTCGAAGGTGGAGGGACTGGTTCCGATATACATAAG CCCTCATTCAGGTGAATTCAATGGAGAGAACATCAGACTTGGATCTCGAGGTGACAGCTATTATGAGTACCTCATCAAAGTCTGGCTTCAGCAGAGAGGGAGAAATTCAACATACTTGTTTGACATGTATGAGGAAGCGATGAAGGGTGTCAGGCACCGTCTTGTTCGGCAATCTGTCCCTAATGGATTGGTCTTTGTAGGAGAATTGCCTTATGGATCTCAAGGTTCTTTTAGTCCAAAAATGGATCACCTG GTATGTTTCCTGCCTGGTGCCCTTGCACTTGGTGCAACTAAAGGCCTAACCAAAGACAAGGCTGTTAAAGAAAGCATCCTCACTTTTGAAGACCTAGAGAATTTGAAGCTTGCAGAAGACTTGACTAAGACATGTGTGGAAATGTATTCAGTAACTTCTACTGGTCTTGCTTCAGAAATTGTTTACTTCAATATAGAG GGAAATTCTGAAAGTGGTCCTGATGGTGGAAACAAGAGTTCCAAATATGTGCGTGACATTATCATAAAACCAGCTGACAGGCACAATCTTTTGCGTCCTGAAACAGTTGAATCATTGTTCATCTTGTATCGCATTACAGAAGATCCCAA ATATCGCGAGTGGGGTTGGCAGATTTTTGAGGCCTTTGAAAAGCATACAAAGGTTGATACTGGTGGTTATACATCTTTGGATGATGTCACAACAATACCTCCACAAAGAAGAGACAAGATGGAGACTTTTTTCTTGGGTGAAACACTGAAGTACTTGTATTTGTTGTTTGGAGACGAAAGTGTTCTTCCTTTGGATGAGTTTGTATTTAATACTGAAGCTCATCCATTTCCAATCCTTGGCAATCTTGTAAAGCAATGA